The genome window GGGTTGGCGggacgagagggagggggagttgCTAgcgagggcggggggggggctgcgaGAGGATGCGAgggcgcagcacgcggtgggaaaaaagaagacgtGTAGAGAAACAAAACCACACAAAACCTGCGTTGCACACAAAATTCGATTGAGGGGCGACGCGCGCTGAGGTGGTGAACAAGAGAGATcgagagaggtggtggtggtggtggtgggaaggGGAGTGGTGGGTTACACATGCTGGCATGAGAAGATGTGCGGGCACTGACAAGCGGATACGgtcgcggcgcacacgcccacagacgcgtacacgcacacaaatcAATGCCCCGGGCCGGCGAAAGACTGCGCCCGTTTCACGTCCATacccacagagagagaaggagggagggactTGCCTGCGCGCTCAAGTCTACCGAGCACTGTCGCCTTGGCCAGCATGGTAGTGGTGGCCGACACGCAAGATGACAACGACATGAAGCGCGTCCACTGTCGCAGGGCGGCTTCGCGGTCGTTGCGCCTCACATCCTCTTGTTGGTTCGTTGACTctgcgtgtgagcgtgtgtgtgtgcgtgcctgaTTTTGAGGTCAAGGGAGAAGCGATGCACGTGGTGCCTCGGCCACCGTGCCAGCTCCCTCATGATGGTACAACTTTTTAAAAGAGCAGCCATCGTCGTGCACGCACTGGAttctcggcagcggccagctCCTTGACGGAGATGTTGGCAATGTCCTTCCCCACTAGCGGATCCGCGGTGCGCATTACCTGGGCGGCAACCTTGTCCTGGAACTCCTTCACAAAGACGTTGCCCTTCTTCCAGTACTCGGAATGGTATTTAACGCGCATCTGGATCTCGTGCATCTCGCGAGCATCCATGCGCTTCGTCTTCGTGTAGATCATGAAGACCGGCACGGTGCTgacgcacacaaacaacCACGGAATCTGGATGCCCATGAcgaagcgagagagcggtTGGGGAGATGGGGCAAAGGTTGGCCGCAAGTAGTTGCCTGAGGatgcgaggagctgctgcgacttCACGGGGCCGGAtcgcgctgcgcctctttCAGGGCGCGCCACAGATGCCGATGCAGTATATCGTTTTACTGCCGTCAGCGCACGAGcgggagagacagacagagggcaatgtgacacacacacacacacacacacacacactcgcagaGCGTCGGTAGTGCGTTGAGAGCAGTcggagagagggtgggtggagaAGTGAGGAAGGGTAGTCCTGCTGTACTGACCAGGTTCtttttcgcgtgtgtgtgtgtgtgtaacaGCACATGATGTAAACGCATGCGAAGGATTGAACACAGATCGTCGCGCGCACGGGGCCACGGAAAGATGCAGAGGAATGTGCGAGCTTGAAGCGCGCACGGCGTCTCCTTCTCTTGTGCTTCTTTTTCTGGTGTCGAtactacacacacacacacatacacacacaagccgAGCTTCGCAGTGTTGAGTCGCAAGAGACGAGGAGAATGGGTTCGTTCGACATCGCGTAACGCGTCCTCAATGCCCGTCCTTCTGCTCCACGGGCCTCACTGAacgacgctggcgctgcggcagcggataAGCACCCGCGTCCCTGGCTGCGGGCGTACGTGGATGATCGTCGACTCGGTGATAGGCGGCATTGGCTCGCCGTCGATCTGCACGTTCAAGCttgcgcgcacgctgctgtCGGACTCGATGCGGGACTCGTACTTCTCTTTCAGGTTCAGCTGCGTGTAGGCGGAGCACTGCCCACTCGGAAAGTGCAAATCGTCGGGCGTGCAGAGAACAAAAACGAACATCTCGTCCGTCTGAATAAGCTTCGTGGAAGTGCTGAGCCCGATGCCCAGAGAGGTGTagtgcagcacgccgcccaTCGTCTGCAGCTCGAAGGCGCAGTCGTTGATGGCCACCGGCTGAGGGGTCGGTGGTGTCGGAGGCGTTTctacggcagcgccgctagAGATGGTCGTGAGTGTTGGAGTGACCTTTCCGTTGCGGAGCGTGACCGGGCGGTAGTGCAGTTTGCCGCGCTTCGGATTCCATGGGTGAGTGCCGGCGGAGTAACAGTTCACGTTCGTCAGCACCAACGCCTTCGCCGTGGAgggcagctgcagtgccaCAAAGTCGCGTGTGCTACCCATACTTctcgtcgcagcggcagcgacgccaaCCCCGCTCAGCTGCGGACGCGGCACGCAGACCATTGGTATGATCTTGTATAGCTTTTTGCACCTGAGCGAGGCCCTGATCCCCATCACCCCGTACACGGCCTTGTTCTGCGCGCGAGTACGGCACACCGTcgggtgcgcgcggcgggtATCGTCAAATTTCTTCACCACGTAGGCGTCGAAGCCCACGCCCAGGTAGTTGATGACTCCGTACGTGGCGCACTGCCCGCTCGCGTGCACTTTGGCCCAGTCGACAAGGCACACCGCGTTTGCCACGTTTGTGGGCCGAGCGGCGCGGTTCCACAGCGGCGAGTGCAGGGCCCGGGCGCctgcggaggcagcggcatgcTCCGAGGGCGCGACCCTGACCTTGGAGGGCGCGTTCGGGGCTGCCCCCTGTGTCGCCTCAGCCGCTGCTTGCGACGACTCGGaccgcaccgctgcttgcgccactcgcagcggcaccagcgagGCCTCCCACCGGTCGAAGCTCACGCACGGGGCTGTCACGGCATCACACAAGGCCGTGGCCAcctgcgcgccggcgtcgacgccgcaTCCGCAAAGGGCGCAAAATCTACGCCAGTCGCTCCTACTGGATGCAAAGGCATAGCCGAAGCCCACACAGTTGCTGTAGTCGTTTCCAGTACCGAGTGGGAGCGGTGCGAGGGCAGGCATCGTGAAGTACGGATGCACCAGCTTATCGCGCAAGCTGGACGTGACGAAGGCAGAGTTCTcacggtgcagctgcacctgctgcacctgAGACGCGGTGAGGAAGGGCTGAAACTCGTCCTCTAGCTCGCGGCGCACGAGATCCAGTTGTGTCATGATAAACGAcacggtgccgtcgccgccgcacacaacgacggtgccgcgctgctgacACGGTGGTCGGCCAAGGGTGTGATAGATGACGGCCTGCCGCTTGATGAGAAGACGTAGCGGGGCGGGGTTCATGAACACCTCCCCGCGCAGGGTCATGACACGCTTCGTGCCAAGCTCGTCGCGCAAGGCGCCGAGCACCACTTCCCCCACGCCCGTCTCACCAGAGCCGAGGTTTATGAGTGCCACCACGTAGTGGTATGTcgcctcgacgccgctgtcgtaGGAGCGTGTATACCAGTCGATGAGTTGCTGAGGCGACTGGGCTGGGGAGCCTGAAGCAACTGCTTTTGCCGGCGGATGAGCACCGCTATCGCAGCGTTGAAAGgactgctgcgccagctgcacagGCGCGGCTGGTACGGACGGCACGGCGTTTTCGATTTCCACTACGGTGGCCCGCCCTCTGCATGACCTTAATGCCCGCGCGAACGCTTTCCTAGGTGGGCTGTTACGTCCGTGTGGACCACCGGCATGAGGATCGAGGACGGAAGGATTCGCCGAGGGTACATCCGCAGCCGAGAAGAGTTCGCTGTCATTCTCGTCCAGTACATGCTCAAGGGCGAAGCTCGAGCTCGAGCTCGAGGAAACCTCGCTACCGTTGGTATTGCCGTTCTGGCACTCAGCAGCATGAgctgaaggcgctgctgacgaGGACTCGTGATCAGAGGGCTTCACCTCGTTGTTCATGCTTCGCTAGGGGGAGGAAGGTGACAGTGGTGCGTAGCGCCAAAGACAACTGGAGATCGCGTGAAGGGATGCGCGTGTACTTCGTTGGTGCACGCACAGTCCTCAAAGGCCACctgcacgcccacacacgaggaggagagcgacgggCAACGAGGACAACGGCGCCacccctccttttccttctctttgaCAGCTGAGttgaggaagagaaggaccCGATGCCGCGTCCGCCAAGTGCTgaccgctgctccgcctccgagcgcgcacagagacagcCCTGCCAAAGCAGACTCCGCCACTCAGAGAGCCCCGCAGGCGCACAAGaaagcgaggaagaggggtggtggtggtggtggttggggggagggggagaccGATAGA of Leishmania infantum JPCM5 genome chromosome 16 contains these proteins:
- a CDS encoding putative diacylglycerol kinase — translated: MNNEVKPSDHESSSAAPSAHAAECQNGNTNGSEVSSSSSSSFALEHVLDENDSELFSAADVPSANPSVLDPHAGGPHGRNSPPRKAFARALRSCRGRATVVEIENAVPSVPAAPVQLAQQSFQRCDSGAHPPAKAVASGSPAQSPQQLIDWYTRSYDSGVEATYHYVVALINLGSGETGVGEVVLGALRDELGTKRVMTLRGEVFMNPAPLRLLIKRQAVIYHTLGRPPCQQRGTVVVCGGDGTVSFIMTQLDLVRRELEDEFQPFLTASQVQQVQLHRENSAFVTSSLRDKLVHPYFTMPALAPLPLGTGNDYSNCVGFGYAFASSRSDWRRFCALCGCGVDAGAQVATALCDAVTAPCVSFDRWEASLVPLRVAQAAVRSESSQAAAEATQGAAPNAPSKVRVAPSEHAAASAGARALHSPLWNRAARPTNVANAVCLVDWAKVHASGQCATYGVINYLGVGFDAYVVKKFDDTRRAHPTVCRTRAQNKAVYGVMGIRASLRCKKLYKIIPMVCVPRPQLSGVGVAAAATRSMGSTRDFVALQLPSTAKALVLTNVNCYSAGTHPWNPKRGKLHYRPVTLRNGKVTPTLTTISSGAAVETPPTPPTPQPVAINDCAFELQTMGGVLHYTSLGIGLSTSTKLIQTDEMFVFVLCTPDDLHFPSGQCSAYTQLNLKEKYESRIESDSSVRASLNVQIDGEPMPPITESTIIHVRPQPGTRVLIRCRSASVVQ